The window CTTCACCGGCTTCTTGCTCATGACCTGAGACGGAGCCGAGGTGAACATGGTCAGAACCTTGACCTTATCGAATTCCTTGGGCTGGTACTTCTGGAAGATATCCCACATGACCATGCTGGCCACTTCGGTGGAAGTGAAGGCCACGGGCAGGTTCAGGGCCGAGATGACCGGGAACACGCCGGGGTAGTATGCAGTGGAAATGCAGCCGATGTCTGCCTGGCCGGTCTGTACGCCGCGAAGCATGTTCTTGGCGCCCAGCAGGGTAGAGCCGGGGAAGGTCTGCACCATGACGTCGCCGCCGGTGCGCTTTTCCACTTCACCTTTCCAGTGTTCCATCTGGACACAGGGGAAGGTGGTTGCAGGCGGGAAGTTGGCGTAGGTCAGCATGGTGCCAGCCATGGCCACAGAGGCCAGCAGGCCAGTGATTACCGCTGCAGCGGCAATCATGCTCAGCAATCGTTTCATGACTCTCTCTCCTTAAGATAAAAATAAAAGGCGGGCGGTCTCTCTCATGACCGCCCGCCTACTGATTACATATTCAGGTCGTAAGCAAGAACTACAGTTTTGCGGTTAGTGAAGCCCATGCCACCCGGGAAGGTGTTGAGCAACACGACCAACTGATCTTTGCCATCGTTGTTGATGTCGGCCAGCGCAACATCGGACACCTGCCCCTTGATGCGGCGGGTCTTCCAGGCGAGGTTCATGCCCACGCCATCCCAGGCAAGGGAGTGAATTTCACCCTGTGAGAAGTAGGTGAAGCGTTCAAAAACCTGAGCAGCAATAGACAGGTCTTTGTTGACCAGCAGCTCATATTGGTTCTTTTTGCTCAGAGGAGCAGTGATCATGCGGAACGGGACATTGTAGGTGGCAATCTTGCCGTCACCCATGCCAGGCCCCATGCCGGCCAAACGTTCACTGTATTCAACTCCGATACCGGAACTGTTGTATCGGTCCACATCAGAAGAAGAAAGTTTCTCCAGAGTCTGATCGTAGACTTTGATTCGATGGTAATCATCCAACACTATGACTTTGTAGCCGAATCCATCGGGCAAATACGTCATGTTGTATATGTTGGCATATTCAGGGCGGGGAATGGCAGGTCCTTTGGTTATGTCACCATTCTTGAAAATCGCTTCGTTGATTTTGTTAGTGAATACCTGGGGCTCACCTTTGTCCTGAACCACGAGCACAGGCGAGTAGGTTGGGGGAGTTCGAAGAACTCCCAAGAACTTGCGGTAGTTTTTAAGCAGGTATTCCAACTTGCCTTTCTTGAAAGACAGGATGTGTGATTTAACTGTGATTTCAGGGGCCAGAAGTTTCTTGCGCGAATAGGTTTGGATAGATCCGACAATGATTTCTGGAATGTTGTCACCATCTAAATCCATCAACTCTGCACGGAGGAATTGGGTCTTCGGTGCCACTTCAAGGTTGTCGAGGTGCTTGAGCTTTCCGTTCTCAAACACATAAACAGAAATGCCGACGTTGGTGAGTAGAACGACTTCATTCTTACCATCACCGTTGACATCACCCACGACCATATTGCTGGAGTTGAAACGAAGAGTTTGGCTGCGCCAACGGCCAACACTACCTGTACCACCCTCATAACGGAACTGGGGATTCAGGGAAGCTGCCGAGAACTCGCGCTCTTCTGCCTGGATGAACTGAGGGTTGGTGGGCCCAGTCTGAACGATGTCCTTTGTTTTCTCTGCCTTGACCTCTTGGTCGGTGGTGCTGTAGCCGGGACGATGGAATACTTCACCCATGATGGCCTTGGACTGCTCATCCAGCCACGGAGTGATTTCATCGATGCCCATCTGCCCTTTTTGGGTCCAGGAACTGCCGTCCACGCCGTAGGCCTTCATGCTGAGCGTGGCTTCCTTGTCCAAGATCGCGATGGTGCCGGTGACGATGTAATCAAGTCCGGAGGCTCGCATGGTGTTGATGGCCTCACCCTGACTTGTGGGGGCCTTGAGCTCTTCTACAAGGGAATCAGGAGCGGATTCGGCGTGGCCGGGCCATTCCAGATCGCTATTCAGGCTGGCCTGAAATGCTTTGGGAAAGTAAGAAAATTTCTTCGGGCCGTTATATTCAAACGGCGTTACAGCATATTTCTTGGCTCCTTGAGCCATGGCCGTGCCGGCCATCAGCATGAGGGCCAGGGTGGCGGTGAGGATGACGGTTAAACGTCGCTGAAACATATATTCCTCCGAATCAGTTGTTTTTCGGTTTTATCTCTTAATGCTCGAAAGCATCGCGCGGGAAGGTCTTGTAACAGTTTCCTTTCCGGTATGCAAAGATAGTCTGCGGTTGCCTCACCCCCGGTATGACGTTATTGGTTCCCAATGCCAAACGAATTTCGCACATTCCGGTTGGTCTGCGATAAAGCGGACACGACCATCGTGGAAGACCTGCTCAAAGCGCAGGGTTTTTCCTTTGAACCCGAGCCGTTCTACGCAATGGCTCGTAAGCTCACTCACGAACCGTTTCCTTTGGGAGAGAGCCTGGCTGCCCGCTTTGGGTTGATATATATCCAGGATCGTTCCTCCATGCTGCCGCCGCTTCTTCTTGCTCCGCCCAAAGGAAGTGCCGTGCTCGACATGTGCTCGGCTCCCGGCAGCAAGACAAGCCTCCTCTCCCGTCTTGTGGGGCGTGATGGTTTTGTCTTTGCCTCTGAGCCGTCGGCAGACCGGCTCGGCACCTTGCGTGCTAATCTGCGCCGTACAGGCTCGGTCAATGCCGCAACCGCCAAGGTGGAGGCTCAGAAGCTTCCCTTCCCGGATTGCTCCTGGGACTACATCCAGCTTGATCCTCCGTGCAGCGGCTGGGGAACCGTGGATAAGAACCCCAAGGTCATGGAGCTGTGGTCCGAATCCAAGACAGGGCCTCTCGTCACGTTGCAAAAGGCGCTCCTGACCAAGGCTGAAGCTATGCTGTCTCCCGGAGGCAGCGTTCTTTTCTCCACCTGCACCACCAATATCGAGGAGAATGAGGAGCAGGTGGCCTGGGCCGTGGAAGAGCTCGGTCTAGAGTTGGTGCCGCTTGCCGAGCCGAAGGGGTTTGTGTTTGGCGACCCGCTTCTGCCCGGCATGGATGGTGTGCTTCGGGTGGCAGAAGATTCCGACGGGCAGGGCTTTTTCCTCGCTCGTTTCCGTAAAAAAGATACAGAATGCGCAGAAAGCAGCGAGGAAGTGCAAAAAAGAGCACTGCCGGGGCAGCGCATTGATCTTCGTAAGGTCGAGGGCGGCAAACAGATGAATCTCGATAATTTGCCGCCGGGCGAGGTCTATGATTTCGGCGGCAAAGTCTTTTTCCTGCACGACGAGGCTGTTGAGCGAGTGCCCGCATCATTGCGTTGGCAGGGTGCACTGCTTGGCAAACTGGTCGGGCGTGGGGAAAGAGCCAAGTTCCTGCCTGACGGGGCGGCCAAGGTGTTGTTGTCTGAGCCGGGGCTTAAGGGCGGTCCGGATGTCCTTGACGTGGAAGAGCCTCTGCCCATCGAGCAGATGTTGTCTGGGCAAAGCCTTAGTTTCAAGCCCGGAAAAGGGCCTGTCGGGCTGTTCTACCGCGGGCTTCCTCTCGGTTGGCTCTCTCGAAAGGGGCGTCGCCTGATGATGTCTTCAAAATAGGCTGCAATTTCAGCGTGTTAGAAAATGAGATTTTTTTGCAAAAATCCGTTGACAAAAACAGGACTCGTGGGCAGTATCCCCTTCGCTGAACGCGGATGAGTTCACCGACGCAACCGCCTGTCAACGCAGCGAAATAAAGTTGAAAAAGAGTTGACACCCACGGCGGGTCGGGATAAACATCCTCTTCCTGCGGGCGCTTAGCTCAGTTGGGAGAGCATCGGCCTTACAAGCCGAGGGTCACAGGTTCGAGCCCTGTAGCGCCCACCATCTTTGAAATATTGGGGATCGCTTAACACCCCATTATTATAGTGCGGAGCCGTAGTTAAGCTGGTTATAACGCCGGCCTGTCACGCCGGAGGCCGCGAGTTCGAGTCTCGTCGGCTCCGCCACTAGAAAGATCAAGCCCTTACACAATCGTGTAAGGGCTTTTTCTTTGGTCTAGCGTCATCTGTCTGCTTGGTGGGCCCGCTAGTGGGCCCTTTATTCAAGCCTCCTTCCAGAATTTGAAGGTGGGGCCTGATTGGTTCCATGCCGCGAACAGACCTCTCGGTAGTCGCGAGTTTCTTGTGCCTCAGGATTTGCTGGATAGCGATCATGGGCACGTTGTTGTTTGCTAGAATAGATGCTGTCATGTGTAGGATCGCATGGCGCCCAAAAGCCATCACTCCAGCCTTCTACAGAGCTTTTGAGGGAATCCTCGGTTCTCTGTGTAAGGCTTATTCTTGGAGCGGCCTGAGGGCTGTACAAAGACCCATTCATTCAGCCGTCCTGTCTCTTCTTGGTGCCAAACCGAATGCGTTTGCCTGCAAAGTCTACATCCTTCCATAGAAGTCTGTATAACTCTCCGCGCCTCACTGCCGTATGCAGGAAGGTGAGGAGGAGTCTATTCTGTCCTTCTGTCTTTTCGCAGACCTTCCAGAAATCCTTCTCCGGTGGGACGTATCTGTTTTGTCTCAGCTCAGGGAATTTCGGAACGGCCAAAATGGATTGGTTTCAGGAAAGCCCTCAAGTGTGGGAGATTCAGATATGTCGGCAGAGAAGAAAAGCGCGGCTATTAGACTCACTGAAAGTTGGTTTTATTGAGATTCTCTATACAGATAATCTATTATGTCTATAGTAGCATAATTGTGTGAAATCATTGCATTGTGTGAATGAATTGCTTGGTTGTTTCCCTTTGCTTAGGTTCATAATGATTCGGAAAACCGGCTGAATGGCTGGTACGCATCAGGAGTGTGTTCTAGATGCGAGGGCGCTGCTTGCAACCGCTGGGCGCAATTCTTTCCGGACAGTATATGCAGAGGGAGCGAATGCACAAAATTCATCATATACATCTCGTTGGGCCAGGGCTTTGGGCCCGACGACTCTGAAGGGGGCCGTATGGGTACCAGGCATGGTTCCCTTCGATCCCTGCTCCCGGGAGCACCCTCAAGCCAAGCGCAACGCTGGTTGCGTGGTTGGTCGATTTCTAACGCCTTTTCTACTTCCCTTTCTCATTGGGAACGCTTCGTTCTCAACTTCAGCCGCCCGAAAGGGCGACACTTCTCTCTTGTCCTGAGAGCAACCCGTAGTTGCGGGATTAGCCATACTGTTAATGGAGGAATTGATGTTTGTGTCAACTCGTAACACACCGTCATCCGTTCCAACGGATGTCTGTATGCCGTTTTCTGGGCTCGGACATGCCACGGAAACGATCAAGGTCGTAGCTGAAAGCCTATCTGTTTGCTGGGAGGTCATTTCCGCCATTGTGCGCCCGACTCCTCAGTTCGTGGGGGTGTATGGCTATGAACTTCAATGTCGATTGGGACGGAAAACGAGAGCCGGATGATTAACAAATCAAAGGAGTAGGTATGAAATTCAACAGAAGAAACTTTCTTCAACTCGCTGCAGCTACTGCCGCATCCACGGCATTTGGCGGGCTTGGGTTCGGATGCGTCGCGAAAATGGGAGGACTTCCTGACCACGCTGCTGCGTTGGCTCCCAAATGGAGTAAGCAGACCACCAGCATTTGCCCATACTGTGCGGTGGGATGCGGTCTGATCGTCAATACTGACCTGAAAACCAAGCGGGCCATCAATGTCGAAGGTGACCCTGACCATCCAATAAACGAAGGGGCCACTTGCGCCAAGGGCGCTTCCATCTGGCAGTTGGCTGAAAATGATGAACGGCCAAAACGTCCCTTGTATCGCGCACCGTATTCTTCGGAATGGAAAGAGGTTTCCTGGGAGTGGGCTCTTGGCGAAATCGCAAAGCGCGTCAAGAAGACGCGTGACGCCAGCTTTACCGAGAAAAACTCTAAGGGACAGGTGGTAAACCGGTGCAACGGATTGGCATCCGTTGGTTCAGCGGCCATCGATAACGAGGAGTGCTGGACTTACCAAGCTATGCTCCGTGCCCTCGGTTTGGTCTACGTCGAGCATCAGGCCCGCATCTGTCACAGTTCTACTGTTGCGGCTCTGGCCGAGAGCTTCGGTCGCGGTGCCATGACTAATCACTGGAACGATATAGCCAACAGTGACTGTATACTCGTCATGGGCAGTAACGCGGCGGAGAACCACCCTATCTCATTCAAGTGGGTGACAAAGGCCATGAACAAAGGGGCCAAGCTGATTAGCGTGGACCCGCGTTTTACTCGTACTTCTTCCAAGGCAGACCTTTATTGCCAGCTTCGCGCCGGTACTGATATTGCCGTGCTTGGAGGTCTGATCAAGTACATTCTGGACAACGATCTGATCCAGAAGGATTACGTGGTCAGTCACACTAATGCGTCCTTTATCGTCAGCGATAAGTTCTCGTTTGAGGATGGTTTGTTTAGCGGCTACCATAAGAACTCTGTTGAGGCTGACTACGTCGGCTCCTATGACAAGTCTCAATGGGCCTTTGAAGAGGATGAAAAGGGGCTGCCCAAGAAAGACAAGACCCTCAAACACCCCCGTTGTGTCTACAACTTGCTCAAGGAACATTACAGTCGCTACAACGTGGACAAGGTCGTCAGCATTTCCGGCATCGACCGCGATGGATTGCTTGAATTCTACAAGCTCTATTCTGCCACTGGTCAGCCAGACAAGGCGGGTACAATCATGTACGCCATGGGATGGACCCAGCACACCGTCGGCGTACAGTACATCCGTACCATGGCCATGGTCCAGTTACTGCTGGGTAACATCGGCGTTGCTGGTGGTGGAGTTAATGCTCTGCGCGGCGAGTCGAACGTTCAAGGTTCTACCGACCATTGTCTGTTGTGGCATATCCTGCCGGGATATTTGGCAACACCAAACGCGGCGCTCGACAACTACAAGAAGTACGTTGATACCAAGGCCAAGCCACATCTGGAAGGGGCAAAAGATCCTAAGAGTGCAGCCTGGTGGCAATACTATCCCAAATACATGGCGAGTTTCCTTAAGGCCATGTATCCAGATGCGTCTCTTGAAGATGCCTATGCATGGTTGCCAAAAGCTGAAGACGGCAAGACCTACACTTGGCTTCAGCTGTTTGAGGCCATGCATAAGAATGAGTTTTCCGGATTCTTTGCTTGGGGTATGAATCCCGCATGTGGCGGCGCAAATGCCAATAAGAATCGTGAAGCGATGACCAACCTGGACTGGATGGTCAACGTAAATATCTTCGATAACGAGACTGGTTCCTTCTGGCGTGGTCCGGGTATGGACCCAAAGAAGATTAAGACCGAGGTCTTTTTCCTGCCTTGCGCCGTATCCATAGAAAAAGAAGGATCAATCACCAACTCCGGTCGCTGGATGCAGTGGCGTTACCAGGGACCGGTTCCCAGGGGAGAGTCCAAGACCGACGGTCATATACTGACCGAGCTCTTCGACTCCATCCGTGAACTATACTCCAAGGAAGGAGGAGCGTTCTCCGCTCCAATTGAAAATCTCTCCGTGGACAAGTGGAAATCCCACGGCGAGTTCGACTCTCATCAGGTGGCCAAGTTAATCAACGGTTACTTCCTCAAAGATGTCATCATCAAGGGCAAGACTTACAAAAAGGGTACTCAGGTGCCAAGTTTCGCTTTGCTCCAAGATGACGGGTCAACTTGTTCTGGCAACTGGCTCTACTGCAACTCTTACACCGACAAGGGCAACATGGCCGCTCGCAGGAATCCTGCCCAGACTCCGGAACAGGAAAAAATTGGCTTGTTCTCGAATTGGTCGTGGTGCTGGCCGGTAAACCGACGGATCATTTACAACAGAGCATCCTGCGATAACACGGGTAAGCCTTACGCACCCCAGAAACCGGTCGTCTCCTGGAATGGTGAGAAGTGGATCGGCGACGTGCCTGATGGCGGCTGGGCCCCCGGCACCAAGTATGCCTTTATCATGAAGCCACAAGGACACGGGCATATCTTCGGCCCGGGGCGTCAGGATGGTCCCTTCCCAGAGCATTACGAGCCTATGGAGACTCCTTTCAAGGCGCACGAACTTTCGGATCAGCTCAACAATCCAACGGCGTTGCGTTTTGCGCACGAGGCTCTGGCAGTGGCCGATCCCAAGTTCCCGTATGTGGCCACGACCTACCGTGTGACCGAACATTGGCAAACAGGCTTGATGACGCGTCACACTCCTTGGCTGCT of the Pseudodesulfovibrio sp. zrk46 genome contains:
- a CDS encoding VCBS repeat-containing protein, whose product is MFQRRLTVILTATLALMLMAGTAMAQGAKKYAVTPFEYNGPKKFSYFPKAFQASLNSDLEWPGHAESAPDSLVEELKAPTSQGEAINTMRASGLDYIVTGTIAILDKEATLSMKAYGVDGSSWTQKGQMGIDEITPWLDEQSKAIMGEVFHRPGYSTTDQEVKAEKTKDIVQTGPTNPQFIQAEEREFSAASLNPQFRYEGGTGSVGRWRSQTLRFNSSNMVVGDVNGDGKNEVVLLTNVGISVYVFENGKLKHLDNLEVAPKTQFLRAELMDLDGDNIPEIIVGSIQTYSRKKLLAPEITVKSHILSFKKGKLEYLLKNYRKFLGVLRTPPTYSPVLVVQDKGEPQVFTNKINEAIFKNGDITKGPAIPRPEYANIYNMTYLPDGFGYKVIVLDDYHRIKVYDQTLEKLSSSDVDRYNSSGIGVEYSERLAGMGPGMGDGKIATYNVPFRMITAPLSKKNQYELLVNKDLSIAAQVFERFTYFSQGEIHSLAWDGVGMNLAWKTRRIKGQVSDVALADINNDGKDQLVVLLNTFPGGMGFTNRKTVVLAYDLNM
- a CDS encoding RsmB/NOP family class I SAM-dependent RNA methyltransferase — its product is MPNEFRTFRLVCDKADTTIVEDLLKAQGFSFEPEPFYAMARKLTHEPFPLGESLAARFGLIYIQDRSSMLPPLLLAPPKGSAVLDMCSAPGSKTSLLSRLVGRDGFVFASEPSADRLGTLRANLRRTGSVNAATAKVEAQKLPFPDCSWDYIQLDPPCSGWGTVDKNPKVMELWSESKTGPLVTLQKALLTKAEAMLSPGGSVLFSTCTTNIEENEEQVAWAVEELGLELVPLAEPKGFVFGDPLLPGMDGVLRVAEDSDGQGFFLARFRKKDTECAESSEEVQKRALPGQRIDLRKVEGGKQMNLDNLPPGEVYDFGGKVFFLHDEAVERVPASLRWQGALLGKLVGRGERAKFLPDGAAKVLLSEPGLKGGPDVLDVEEPLPIEQMLSGQSLSFKPGKGPVGLFYRGLPLGWLSRKGRRLMMSSK
- the fdnG gene encoding formate dehydrogenase-N subunit alpha; this encodes MKFNRRNFLQLAAATAASTAFGGLGFGCVAKMGGLPDHAAALAPKWSKQTTSICPYCAVGCGLIVNTDLKTKRAINVEGDPDHPINEGATCAKGASIWQLAENDERPKRPLYRAPYSSEWKEVSWEWALGEIAKRVKKTRDASFTEKNSKGQVVNRCNGLASVGSAAIDNEECWTYQAMLRALGLVYVEHQARICHSSTVAALAESFGRGAMTNHWNDIANSDCILVMGSNAAENHPISFKWVTKAMNKGAKLISVDPRFTRTSSKADLYCQLRAGTDIAVLGGLIKYILDNDLIQKDYVVSHTNASFIVSDKFSFEDGLFSGYHKNSVEADYVGSYDKSQWAFEEDEKGLPKKDKTLKHPRCVYNLLKEHYSRYNVDKVVSISGIDRDGLLEFYKLYSATGQPDKAGTIMYAMGWTQHTVGVQYIRTMAMVQLLLGNIGVAGGGVNALRGESNVQGSTDHCLLWHILPGYLATPNAALDNYKKYVDTKAKPHLEGAKDPKSAAWWQYYPKYMASFLKAMYPDASLEDAYAWLPKAEDGKTYTWLQLFEAMHKNEFSGFFAWGMNPACGGANANKNREAMTNLDWMVNVNIFDNETGSFWRGPGMDPKKIKTEVFFLPCAVSIEKEGSITNSGRWMQWRYQGPVPRGESKTDGHILTELFDSIRELYSKEGGAFSAPIENLSVDKWKSHGEFDSHQVAKLINGYFLKDVIIKGKTYKKGTQVPSFALLQDDGSTCSGNWLYCNSYTDKGNMAARRNPAQTPEQEKIGLFSNWSWCWPVNRRIIYNRASCDNTGKPYAPQKPVVSWNGEKWIGDVPDGGWAPGTKYAFIMKPQGHGHIFGPGRQDGPFPEHYEPMETPFKAHELSDQLNNPTALRFAHEALAVADPKFPYVATTYRVTEHWQTGLMTRHTPWLLETMPQMFVEMSEELALEKGIENGEKVMVESIRGELWAVAIVTKRMHPLKVMGKTIYQIGLPWCFGWQMPHDGSGGDSANLLTPSVGDPNTGIPETKVFVANVRKM